A window of Castanea sativa cultivar Marrone di Chiusa Pesio chromosome 1, ASM4071231v1 contains these coding sequences:
- the LOC142622189 gene encoding putative serine/threonine-protein kinase PBL3 isoform X1, with the protein MSGHLAAIIGAAAGAVALVGIVIFFIWFCLSHQRSAARTSETGSSDPSVQVGRHVGVELSFRETRRFEMEELSLATKNFSDKQLIGEGKFGEVYEGWLNDGVLVAIKKRFGAPSQEFIDEVRYLSPIRHRNLVTLLGYCQENNLQFLVYEHVPNKNISSHLYGTGKLPNELLEFKLRLTIALGAAKGLAHLHSLSPRLIHKNFKTANVLVDENFIPKVADAGLRNFLGRADIAGPSSQVLADEIFLSPEVIEFRRFSEKSDVYSFGVFLLELVSGREATESPSFDSNQNLVEWVQNNQEDSKFSNIIDQRLDNTFTAEGMEEVIQLIVQCVQPSSERRPTMSYVVMELDRIREKEISLTTVMGEGTPHVALGSFLFKTTE; encoded by the exons ATGTCAGGGCATCTTGCAGCAATAATAGGAGCTGCTGCAGGAGCCGTGGCATTGGTGGGGATAGTTATCTTCTTTATATGGTTCTGCCTCTCTCACCAAAGAAGCGCTGCAAGAACTTCTGAGACAGGATCCTCTGATCCGTCTGTTCAAG TGGGAAGACATGTTGGAGTTGAGTTGTCATTTCGAGAAACAAGGCGCTTTGAGATGGAAGAATTGTCTCTTGCCACAAAAAATTTTAGTGATAAACAATTAATCGGGGAAGGAAAATTTGGGGAGGTATATGAGGGCTGGCTTAATGATGGGGTGCTTGTGGCCATCAAGAAGCGATTTGGAGCACCTAGCCAGGAATTTATCGATGAG GTACGCTACCTTTCACCTATTCGGCATCGAAATCTTGTGACTCTATTGGGCTATTGTCAGGAAAATAATCTGCAGTTTCTTGTATATGAGCATGTACCCAATAAAAACATTTCCAGTCACTTGTACG GCACTGGGAAACTTCCAAATGAATTGCTAGAATTCAAGCTTAGACTTACAATAGCCCTAGGTGCAGCTAAAG GTTTGGCTCATCTTCACTCCCTGTCTCCCCGTTTGATACATAAGAATTTCAAAACAGCCAATGTTCTTgtagatgaaaattttatacCTAAGGTTGCAGATGCAGGACTTCGTAATTTCCTCGGAAGAGCTGATATTGCAGGCCCATCTTCTCAAGTGCTAGCAGATGAGATATTCCTCTCCCCGGA AGTGATAGAGTTCAGGCGATTTTCTGAAAAAAGTGATGTATACAGTTTTGGCGTATTCCTTCTGGAGTTAGTAAGTGGGCGGGAAGCAACTGAATCACCTTCTTTTGACTCAAATCAGAACTTGGTTGAATGG GTGCAAAATAATCAAGAAGATAGCAAGTTCTCCAACATCATTGATCAAAGATTGGACAATACCTTTACAGCTGAAGGCATGGAAGAGGTCATACAACTGATAGTCCAATGTGTCCAACCTTCGAGTGAGAGGCGACCTACCATGAGCTATGTGGTAATGGAACTTGATCGAATACGAGAGAAAGAGATCAGCTTGACAACAGTCATGGGGGAAGGAACCCCACACGTGGCCCTTGGAAGCTTCTTATTTAAAACAAcagaataa
- the LOC142622189 gene encoding putative serine/threonine-protein kinase PBL3 isoform X2, producing MSGHLAAIIGAAAGAVALVGIVIFFIWFCLSHQRSAARTSETGSSDPSVQVGRHVGVELSFRETRRFEMEELSLATKNFSDKQLIGEGKFGEVYEGWLNDGVLVAIKKRFGAPSQEFIDEVRYLSPIRHRNLVTLLGYCQENNLQFLVYEHVPNKNISSHLYGTGKLPNELLEFKLRLTIALGAAKDAGLRNFLGRADIAGPSSQVLADEIFLSPEVIEFRRFSEKSDVYSFGVFLLELVSGREATESPSFDSNQNLVEWVQNNQEDSKFSNIIDQRLDNTFTAEGMEEVIQLIVQCVQPSSERRPTMSYVVMELDRIREKEISLTTVMGEGTPHVALGSFLFKTTE from the exons ATGTCAGGGCATCTTGCAGCAATAATAGGAGCTGCTGCAGGAGCCGTGGCATTGGTGGGGATAGTTATCTTCTTTATATGGTTCTGCCTCTCTCACCAAAGAAGCGCTGCAAGAACTTCTGAGACAGGATCCTCTGATCCGTCTGTTCAAG TGGGAAGACATGTTGGAGTTGAGTTGTCATTTCGAGAAACAAGGCGCTTTGAGATGGAAGAATTGTCTCTTGCCACAAAAAATTTTAGTGATAAACAATTAATCGGGGAAGGAAAATTTGGGGAGGTATATGAGGGCTGGCTTAATGATGGGGTGCTTGTGGCCATCAAGAAGCGATTTGGAGCACCTAGCCAGGAATTTATCGATGAG GTACGCTACCTTTCACCTATTCGGCATCGAAATCTTGTGACTCTATTGGGCTATTGTCAGGAAAATAATCTGCAGTTTCTTGTATATGAGCATGTACCCAATAAAAACATTTCCAGTCACTTGTACG GCACTGGGAAACTTCCAAATGAATTGCTAGAATTCAAGCTTAGACTTACAATAGCCCTAGGTGCAGCTAAAG ATGCAGGACTTCGTAATTTCCTCGGAAGAGCTGATATTGCAGGCCCATCTTCTCAAGTGCTAGCAGATGAGATATTCCTCTCCCCGGA AGTGATAGAGTTCAGGCGATTTTCTGAAAAAAGTGATGTATACAGTTTTGGCGTATTCCTTCTGGAGTTAGTAAGTGGGCGGGAAGCAACTGAATCACCTTCTTTTGACTCAAATCAGAACTTGGTTGAATGG GTGCAAAATAATCAAGAAGATAGCAAGTTCTCCAACATCATTGATCAAAGATTGGACAATACCTTTACAGCTGAAGGCATGGAAGAGGTCATACAACTGATAGTCCAATGTGTCCAACCTTCGAGTGAGAGGCGACCTACCATGAGCTATGTGGTAATGGAACTTGATCGAATACGAGAGAAAGAGATCAGCTTGACAACAGTCATGGGGGAAGGAACCCCACACGTGGCCCTTGGAAGCTTCTTATTTAAAACAAcagaataa